One region of Paraburkholderia phymatum STM815 genomic DNA includes:
- a CDS encoding CitMHS family transporter — MLPLLGLATIFILLGAILSKRMSPLVALIIVPVAASLIGGFGLQTSKFVIDGLKSLAPVVGMFVFAILYFGTITDAGTLDPIIDRILRAVGTKPTRIVMGTTLLALLIHLDGSGAVCFLVTIPAMLPLYERLQMDKRVLAAAVSMAAGINFLPWTGPMIRASASLHLPISSLFNPLIPVQAIGLVFVFGTAWWLGRREEKRLGYSHASGSVPMPERKLTPEEQALRRPKNFWFNIVLTIVVLGTMVAMGEKIPPAIMFMVGLCIALMVNYPNVDMQRKRIDAHARAALMMAGILLAAGVFTGVMQGSGMLKAMAQAAVGFVPPTMASHIPVALGVMSMPLSMLFDPDSFYFGVLPVIAEVASQLGVPAVHVGQAALLGQMTTGFPVSPLTPATFLVVGLCGIDLADHQKFTFPLLFGATIVMTIASVVLGVFSL; from the coding sequence ATGTTGCCGTTGCTCGGCCTCGCCACCATCTTCATCCTGCTCGGGGCGATACTCTCGAAACGCATGTCGCCGCTCGTCGCGCTCATCATCGTTCCCGTCGCGGCGTCGCTGATCGGCGGGTTCGGCTTGCAGACGAGCAAGTTCGTGATCGACGGACTGAAGAGCCTGGCGCCCGTCGTGGGCATGTTCGTATTCGCGATTCTTTACTTCGGCACGATCACGGATGCGGGCACGCTCGATCCCATCATCGATCGCATCCTGCGTGCGGTCGGCACGAAGCCGACGCGCATCGTGATGGGCACCACGCTGCTCGCGCTTCTCATCCATCTCGACGGCTCCGGCGCAGTCTGCTTCCTCGTCACCATCCCCGCGATGCTGCCGCTCTACGAACGCCTGCAGATGGATAAGCGCGTGCTCGCAGCGGCCGTATCGATGGCGGCGGGCATCAACTTCCTGCCGTGGACGGGGCCGATGATCCGCGCCTCCGCGTCCCTGCATCTGCCCATTTCATCGCTTTTCAATCCGCTGATTCCCGTGCAGGCGATCGGTCTCGTGTTCGTGTTCGGCACGGCGTGGTGGCTCGGCCGGCGCGAGGAGAAGCGTCTCGGCTACTCACACGCAAGCGGCTCAGTTCCGATGCCCGAGCGCAAGCTCACGCCGGAGGAACAGGCGCTGCGCCGCCCGAAGAACTTCTGGTTCAACATCGTCCTGACGATCGTGGTGCTGGGCACGATGGTCGCGATGGGCGAGAAGATCCCGCCCGCCATCATGTTCATGGTCGGCCTGTGCATCGCGCTGATGGTGAACTATCCGAATGTGGACATGCAGCGAAAGCGCATCGATGCTCACGCGCGCGCCGCGCTGATGATGGCGGGTATCCTGCTCGCGGCAGGCGTCTTCACGGGCGTCATGCAGGGCAGCGGCATGCTGAAGGCGATGGCTCAGGCGGCCGTCGGTTTCGTGCCGCCCACGATGGCCTCGCACATCCCCGTTGCGCTCGGTGTGATGTCGATGCCGCTCTCCATGCTCTTCGATCCCGATTCGTTCTATTTCGGCGTGCTTCCGGTGATCGCGGAAGTGGCGTCGCAACTCGGCGTGCCGGCCGTGCACGTCGGCCAGGCCGCACTGCTCGGTCAGATGACCACGGGTTTTCCCGTGAGCCCGCTGACGCCCGCGACGTTTCTCGTCGTCGGCTTGTGCGGGATCGATCTCGCGGACCATCAGAAGTTCACGTTTCCGCTCCTGTTCGGCGCGACGATCGTAATGACGATCGCGAGCGTCGTGCTGGGCGTGTTTTCGCTTTGA
- a CDS encoding acyclic terpene utilization AtuA family protein: MRDHIRIGTGAGYSGDRIEPAVELAEHGALDYLVFECLAERTIAIAQQARRRDPSQGFDPLLEARMRAVLPVAAKNRVRIVSNMGAANPGAAARKTAQIARELGLHSLKIAAVTGDDVLDVVLRSSLRFEESGDDVSAYADGIVSANAYLGAAPIVAALAAGADVVLTGRVADPSLFTAPLIHEFGWKMDDWHTLGQATVVGHLLECAGQVTGGYFADPGFKDVPNLARLGFPVGEVDASGNVVIGKVPHAGGCVTEATCKEQLLYEIHDPARYYQPDVVADFTQVRVAQEATDRVRVTGGRGTARTATLKVSVAYVDGYIGEGQISYGGPGAVARARLALDTVRERLAFTGVSTSELRFDLIGVNALYGDSVAAGHDEPYEVRVRVTGRAKDATQAARIGNEVETLYTNGPAGGGGVTKAVREVLAVQSVLLPREQVSPIFEIVEASDETA, translated from the coding sequence ATGAGAGACCACATCAGGATAGGCACGGGCGCGGGCTACTCGGGCGACCGCATCGAACCGGCCGTCGAACTCGCTGAACACGGCGCGCTCGACTATCTCGTGTTCGAATGTCTTGCCGAGCGTACCATCGCGATTGCGCAGCAGGCGCGCCGCCGCGATCCGTCACAAGGCTTCGACCCATTGCTCGAGGCGCGGATGCGCGCCGTGTTGCCCGTCGCGGCGAAGAACCGCGTGCGCATCGTCTCGAACATGGGCGCCGCCAATCCGGGCGCCGCTGCGCGGAAGACGGCGCAGATTGCGCGCGAACTCGGCTTGCACAGCCTGAAGATTGCAGCCGTGACGGGCGACGACGTGCTCGATGTCGTGCTGCGATCGTCGCTGCGCTTCGAGGAATCGGGCGACGACGTCAGTGCATATGCCGACGGGATCGTCTCGGCGAATGCGTATCTCGGCGCAGCGCCCATCGTCGCCGCGCTGGCGGCAGGCGCCGATGTCGTGCTGACCGGGCGCGTCGCGGACCCGTCGCTGTTCACGGCGCCCCTCATTCACGAATTCGGCTGGAAGATGGATGACTGGCATACGCTCGGGCAAGCCACCGTCGTCGGTCATCTGCTCGAATGCGCGGGACAGGTGACGGGGGGCTACTTTGCGGACCCGGGCTTCAAGGACGTGCCGAATCTCGCGCGGCTCGGCTTCCCTGTCGGCGAAGTGGATGCGAGCGGCAACGTCGTGATCGGCAAGGTGCCGCATGCGGGCGGTTGCGTGACCGAGGCGACGTGCAAGGAGCAACTGCTCTATGAGATTCACGACCCGGCGCGCTATTACCAGCCGGATGTCGTCGCAGACTTCACGCAAGTCCGCGTCGCGCAGGAGGCGACGGACCGCGTGCGCGTAACGGGCGGGCGCGGCACGGCACGCACGGCGACGCTGAAGGTGTCGGTTGCTTATGTCGACGGCTATATCGGCGAAGGACAGATTTCCTACGGCGGACCGGGCGCGGTCGCGCGGGCAAGGCTGGCACTCGACACCGTGCGCGAGCGCCTCGCGTTCACGGGTGTCAGCACAAGCGAGTTGCGCTTCGATCTGATCGGCGTGAATGCGCTTTACGGGGACAGCGTCGCCGCAGGCCACGACGAACCGTACGAAGTTCGCGTGCGGGTCACCGGCCGCGCAAAGGACGCCACGCAAGCGGCGCGCATCGGCAACGAGGTCGAAACGCTCTACACCAACGGACCGGCGGGCGGCGGCGGTGTCACGAAAGCGGTTCGCGAAGTGCTCGCGGTGCAGTCCGTGCTGCTGCCGCGTGAACAGGTCAGTCCCATTTTCGAAATCGTGGAGGCCAGCGATGAAACTGCGTGA
- a CDS encoding AtuA-related protein, which produces MKLRELAHGRTGDKGNTLNVSVICFDAKHYGHLRDTLTPERVKAHLADVVKGDVVRYDLPLLGAFNFVLGHALGGGVTRSLALDAHGKSISTALLDIDVAEP; this is translated from the coding sequence ATGAAACTGCGTGAACTCGCACACGGCCGCACCGGTGACAAAGGAAATACGCTCAACGTTTCCGTGATCTGCTTCGACGCGAAGCATTACGGGCATCTGCGCGACACGCTGACGCCCGAGCGTGTCAAGGCCCACCTCGCCGATGTCGTGAAAGGCGATGTCGTCCGTTATGATCTGCCGCTTCTAGGGGCATTCAATTTCGTGCTCGGACATGCGCTCGGAGGCGGCGTCACGCGTTCGCTCGCGCTCGACGCGCATGGCAAGTCGATCAGTACAGCACTTCTCGATATCGACGTCGCAGAGCCTTAG
- a CDS encoding aldo/keto reductase: MDPVAKRKWPRSGLETTVMGFGAAPIGNIFRPISEEDSAALIKAAWDAGVRYFDTAPMYGHGLSEARCGQGLRWYPRDQFVLSTKVGRLLKPRKRADIDFAPWVDGLPFETVFDYSYDGTMRSIEDSLQRLALEHIDIALIHDIDVFTHAERQPEMFEAAMAGASKALLKLRDEGVVKAVGLGVNEWQVAHEAIRRQDFDCLLLAGRYTLLEQDALDGFLPLCEKRQVSVILGGGYNSGILATGAVPGAKYNYAPAPEAILERVRKMEQVCRDYSVPLKAAALQFVLGHPAIPTNIPGVRTVAQLEDNLRTFRTEIPAEFWAELKRRNLIRHDAPTPQ; this comes from the coding sequence ATGGATCCCGTAGCAAAGCGAAAATGGCCGCGTTCAGGGCTCGAAACAACGGTGATGGGCTTCGGCGCCGCGCCGATCGGCAACATCTTCAGGCCGATCAGCGAAGAGGATTCGGCGGCATTGATCAAGGCAGCGTGGGATGCGGGCGTACGCTATTTCGACACCGCGCCGATGTATGGGCATGGTTTGAGCGAAGCGCGCTGCGGGCAGGGACTGCGTTGGTATCCGCGCGATCAGTTCGTGCTGTCCACCAAGGTCGGGCGCCTGCTCAAGCCGCGCAAACGCGCCGACATCGACTTCGCGCCGTGGGTCGACGGACTGCCGTTCGAAACGGTTTTCGACTACAGCTATGACGGTACGATGCGTTCGATCGAGGACAGCCTGCAACGTCTGGCGCTGGAGCATATCGATATCGCGTTGATCCACGACATCGATGTCTTTACGCACGCAGAGCGCCAGCCCGAGATGTTCGAAGCGGCGATGGCGGGCGCGTCGAAAGCGCTGCTGAAGTTGCGTGACGAAGGAGTCGTGAAGGCGGTGGGGCTGGGCGTCAACGAATGGCAGGTTGCACACGAAGCGATCCGCAGGCAGGATTTCGACTGCCTGCTGCTGGCGGGCCGCTACACACTGCTCGAGCAGGATGCTCTCGACGGCTTTCTGCCGCTGTGCGAAAAGAGGCAGGTATCGGTCATACTCGGTGGCGGCTACAACAGCGGCATTCTCGCGACGGGCGCGGTGCCCGGCGCGAAATACAACTACGCGCCCGCGCCCGAAGCCATTCTGGAGCGCGTGCGCAAGATGGAGCAGGTATGCCGAGACTACTCCGTACCGCTCAAAGCCGCTGCACTGCAGTTCGTCCTCGGCCATCCCGCGATCCCGACCAACATTCCGGGTGTACGTACGGTCGCTCAACTCGAAGACAACCTGCGGACATTCCGGACGGAGATACCCGCCGAATTCTGGGCCGAACTGAAGCGCCGCAACTTGATCCGTCACGACGCGCCGACGCCGCAATAG
- a CDS encoding ABC transporter substrate-binding protein, with translation MKQLLMPVAAAVALLVAGTHAVRAAEQISVLHWWTSGGESKAIRVLKDDMSKQGYEWKDFAIAGGAGAAAMTALKTQVISGNAPSAAQIKGPLIQDWAEQGTLVTVDPAAADWKAHTPTQIDSDVKAGGHYVAAPFSVHRINWLWINKADLDKVGGTPPTTWPEFFALADKFRAAGITPVAHGGQPWQDMTIWETVVLSQGADFYRKALVDLDQKTLTSPQMVQVFETVQKIRTYFDKGYHGRDWNLATAMVISGSGGMQFMGDWAKGEFANANKKADVDYICAAAPGTSNAYTYTADAFVFFQQNGKKDATPGQIALARTIMSVDFQQQFSLYKGSIPARLDVPMDKFDSCAKKSRADEQATIKTGGFLPSLAFGELQSPVTAGAITDVVTNFMNSSEDAKEGVRKLAAAAKVK, from the coding sequence ATGAAACAATTACTGATGCCGGTTGCGGCGGCTGTCGCGCTGCTTGTCGCAGGTACACATGCTGTTCGCGCTGCAGAACAGATTTCCGTACTTCACTGGTGGACCTCCGGTGGCGAGTCGAAGGCCATCCGGGTGCTCAAGGACGACATGAGCAAACAGGGCTACGAGTGGAAAGACTTCGCTATCGCGGGCGGCGCCGGCGCGGCGGCCATGACGGCATTGAAGACGCAGGTGATCTCGGGCAATGCACCGTCGGCCGCTCAGATCAAGGGGCCGCTGATTCAGGACTGGGCCGAGCAAGGGACGCTGGTCACGGTCGATCCGGCCGCGGCCGACTGGAAAGCGCACACGCCCACGCAAATCGATAGTGATGTGAAGGCGGGCGGTCACTACGTGGCGGCGCCGTTCTCCGTCCACAGAATCAACTGGCTGTGGATCAACAAGGCGGACCTCGATAAGGTCGGCGGCACGCCGCCGACGACATGGCCGGAGTTCTTCGCGCTCGCCGACAAGTTTCGCGCCGCGGGCATCACGCCTGTCGCGCATGGTGGGCAACCGTGGCAAGACATGACGATCTGGGAGACGGTCGTGCTGTCTCAGGGTGCGGACTTCTACCGCAAAGCGCTGGTCGATCTCGATCAGAAGACGCTGACGTCGCCGCAGATGGTGCAGGTGTTCGAGACCGTCCAGAAGATTCGCACTTACTTTGACAAGGGCTACCACGGCCGCGACTGGAATCTTGCGACCGCGATGGTGATTTCCGGCTCGGGCGGCATGCAGTTCATGGGCGACTGGGCCAAGGGCGAATTCGCCAACGCGAACAAGAAGGCAGATGTCGACTATATCTGCGCGGCCGCGCCCGGTACGTCGAACGCCTATACGTATACGGCCGATGCATTCGTTTTCTTTCAGCAGAACGGCAAGAAGGACGCGACGCCGGGGCAGATTGCGCTCGCCAGGACGATCATGTCGGTCGATTTCCAGCAGCAGTTCAGTCTCTACAAGGGTTCCATTCCAGCGAGGCTGGATGTGCCGATGGACAAGTTCGACAGCTGCGCCAAAAAATCGCGTGCAGACGAGCAGGCGACGATCAAGACGGGCGGATTCCTGCCTTCGCTGGCCTTCGGCGAACTTCAGTCGCCCGTCACCGCTGGTGCGATCACCGACGTCGTGACGAATTTCATGAACTCCAGTGAGGATGCGAAAGAAGGCGTGCGCAAGCTCGCGGCCGCTGCGAAGGTCAAGTGA
- a CDS encoding DUF1479 domain-containing protein, with product MTLQIDDLPAAIRQAKKELRAALPNYREVFADVERAIGEEAKRIAAQRVRGEAVIPEILYSDIAGQRVTAAQIALVKARGACVIRNVFPRAQVQDWDDDIAHYVERNRLDKRLENRAEDKYFGQLASSKPQIYGVYWSKPQVLARQSESLTAARVFLNKLWRNESDGRVHFDPEHVPVYADRLRRRPPGSASLGLSAHCDGGSVERWIESNFRKVYRHVFSGNWRDYDAFDAAFRTDVQEIASPAVCSMFRTFQGWTALTPQGPGDGTLQLVPIANSMVYILLRALQDDVADDDLCGAMPGRALSIKPEFHAPLFEALSSIPKMEAGDTVFWHSDVIHAVEDEHKGAGYSNVMYIASVPACAKNDTYLKRQLPSFLKGESPPDFPTDHFEVDFTGRATVDDLTPLGKAQLGFNL from the coding sequence ATGACGCTGCAAATCGACGACTTGCCGGCTGCAATCAGGCAGGCAAAAAAGGAACTGCGCGCGGCGCTGCCGAATTACCGGGAGGTCTTCGCCGACGTCGAACGAGCAATCGGCGAAGAGGCGAAGCGGATTGCCGCGCAGCGTGTTCGTGGGGAAGCCGTCATTCCGGAGATTCTGTATTCCGACATTGCCGGGCAACGTGTGACTGCCGCGCAGATTGCGCTTGTGAAGGCACGCGGCGCATGTGTGATTCGCAATGTCTTCCCTCGCGCGCAAGTGCAGGACTGGGACGACGATATCGCGCACTACGTCGAGCGAAACCGCCTCGACAAGCGCCTCGAAAATCGCGCCGAAGACAAATACTTTGGTCAGTTGGCGTCGAGCAAGCCGCAAATCTACGGCGTGTACTGGTCCAAGCCTCAAGTGCTGGCGCGTCAGTCGGAATCGCTGACGGCAGCGCGGGTATTCCTCAACAAACTCTGGCGAAACGAGAGTGACGGGCGCGTTCATTTCGATCCGGAGCATGTGCCTGTTTATGCCGACCGTCTGCGTCGGCGTCCGCCTGGGTCGGCATCACTCGGTTTGTCGGCGCATTGCGACGGCGGGTCGGTCGAGCGCTGGATCGAAAGCAATTTTCGCAAGGTGTATCGCCACGTGTTTTCCGGCAACTGGCGTGACTACGATGCGTTTGACGCCGCTTTCCGAACTGATGTGCAAGAGATTGCGTCGCCCGCCGTCTGTTCGATGTTCCGCACCTTCCAGGGCTGGACGGCACTGACGCCGCAAGGCCCTGGCGACGGCACGCTGCAGCTGGTGCCCATCGCCAATTCGATGGTGTACATCCTGTTGCGCGCGCTTCAGGACGATGTCGCCGACGACGACCTGTGCGGCGCCATGCCGGGGCGGGCGCTGTCGATCAAGCCGGAATTTCACGCGCCCCTGTTTGAAGCTTTGTCGTCGATTCCCAAAATGGAAGCGGGCGATACCGTCTTCTGGCACAGCGACGTGATTCATGCCGTTGAAGACGAGCACAAAGGCGCGGGTTACAGCAATGTGATGTACATCGCCTCAGTGCCGGCCTGCGCGAAAAACGACACATATCTGAAGCGTCAGTTGCCGAGCTTCCTGAAAGGAGAAAGCCCGCCTGATTTCCCGACCGACCATTTCGAAGTGGATTTCACCGGCCGTGCGACGGTCGATGACCTGACACCGCTTGGCAAGGCACAACTCGGCTTTAATCTGTAG
- a CDS encoding helix-turn-helix domain-containing protein has translation MKAAYEHVDFGEGCSVRVYNRRLPRIPFERHHHPEYELTLTMNSQGRRYIGDSVAVYGDDDLVLVPPDLPHTWSSNRSINASQPQVAIVVWFDGSWVQRFTDLCPEYADLRNLLRRAACGLAFPKGTGTHVRAQLDRLLSTDARVRLIAVLDILVWLSDVPAEPLTLPSAFDARTGATSRYVPDQLNRVLSLIDTQFARPLKLVTLAKAAGMSERTLTRHFTQHLGESVGQYITRVRIGHACRTLTDTDMPISVVAARSGFANVANFNRQFKATKLMTPAAYRQQFFGKKNDSSPRLTERPPSLEVKRAAVKRQRRGL, from the coding sequence ATGAAAGCAGCTTACGAGCACGTCGATTTCGGAGAAGGCTGTTCGGTGCGGGTTTACAATCGCCGCCTGCCGCGAATTCCGTTCGAACGGCACCACCATCCGGAATATGAGCTGACCTTGACGATGAATAGTCAAGGCAGGCGCTATATCGGAGACTCGGTCGCCGTCTATGGCGACGACGATCTGGTGCTCGTCCCGCCAGATCTGCCGCATACGTGGTCATCAAACCGGTCCATCAACGCTTCTCAGCCCCAGGTGGCTATCGTCGTATGGTTCGATGGCTCGTGGGTGCAACGGTTTACTGACCTGTGCCCCGAGTACGCAGACCTGCGCAATCTTCTCCGACGTGCCGCATGCGGACTTGCATTCCCAAAAGGCACTGGCACGCACGTGCGCGCGCAGCTTGACCGGTTGCTCTCGACAGATGCGCGGGTGAGGCTGATAGCCGTGCTCGATATTCTTGTCTGGCTGTCAGACGTACCAGCTGAGCCTCTGACGTTACCCAGCGCCTTCGACGCTCGTACCGGCGCTACCTCGCGATACGTGCCTGACCAACTCAATCGGGTACTGTCATTGATCGACACGCAATTCGCACGTCCATTGAAGCTCGTAACACTCGCGAAGGCTGCGGGGATGTCTGAACGCACACTGACGCGGCATTTTACGCAGCACCTGGGCGAGAGCGTGGGACAGTACATCACTCGCGTGCGTATCGGTCACGCATGTCGAACGTTGACAGATACCGATATGCCTATATCCGTGGTCGCCGCCCGGTCGGGCTTTGCGAACGTGGCCAACTTTAACCGGCAGTTCAAGGCAACGAAGCTGATGACGCCCGCCGCCTACCGGCAGCAGTTTTTTGGCAAGAAGAACGATTCGTCTCCACGACTCACCGAGCGCCCGCCGTCGCTCGAAGTCAAGCGCGCAGCGGTGAAACGACAGCGTCGCGGTTTGTAG
- a CDS encoding DUF1924 domain-containing protein: protein MTSMAAANAATPSELLGSYRTQSGNAEPDPSRGQQFFGASHGHEWRCASCHGAVPTQTGRHAATGKAIAPLAPAFNPERFTDASKTEKWFRRNCNDVVGRECSASEKADLLAWLLTLKP from the coding sequence ATGACTTCAATGGCCGCAGCAAATGCTGCCACGCCATCCGAACTTCTCGGCTCTTACCGTACCCAGTCGGGCAATGCGGAACCGGACCCGTCGCGTGGCCAACAGTTCTTCGGTGCTTCACATGGCCATGAGTGGCGTTGCGCTTCGTGCCACGGCGCAGTGCCCACGCAGACCGGCAGGCATGCCGCTACTGGCAAGGCGATCGCACCGCTAGCCCCTGCGTTTAACCCGGAGCGCTTTACCGACGCATCGAAGACCGAGAAATGGTTTCGTCGCAATTGCAACGATGTCGTCGGACGGGAGTGCAGCGCAAGCGAGAAGGCGGATCTGCTAGCCTGGCTTTTGACGCTCAAGCCGTAG
- a CDS encoding diheme cytochrome c, producing the protein MRFQLVSRSVEVGIVTLLAALTASIATAEPEGTASQVNVLPRYRQECATCHLAYPPGMLPAASWQRILGNLQHHFGTDASLDADSVRQISTWLAANSAGDTAAHAAPPEDRITRSHWFREEHAEVAADVWKRPMIKSASNCAACHTRAEQGNFNEHFIRIPQ; encoded by the coding sequence ATGCGTTTTCAGCTTGTGTCCCGTTCTGTTGAGGTTGGCATCGTTACACTGCTCGCTGCCCTGACGGCCTCGATCGCTACGGCCGAACCGGAAGGGACAGCCAGCCAGGTCAATGTGCTGCCCAGGTATCGGCAGGAATGCGCGACCTGCCATCTTGCGTATCCGCCGGGTATGTTGCCTGCCGCGTCATGGCAGCGCATTCTCGGCAACCTGCAGCACCATTTCGGCACGGATGCATCGCTCGACGCCGACTCCGTCAGGCAGATATCAACGTGGCTTGCCGCCAATTCGGCAGGCGACACCGCCGCGCACGCTGCTCCGCCCGAAGATCGCATTACCCGCTCTCACTGGTTCCGGGAGGAGCATGCAGAAGTGGCCGCCGACGTATGGAAGCGTCCCATGATCAAGAGCGCGTCAAATTGCGCAGCGTGCCATACCCGCGCCGAACAAGGAAACTTCAATGAACACTTCATCCGCATACCGCAATAG
- a CDS encoding cytochrome b/b6 domain-containing protein: MNTSSAYRNSSNAGDATQRRILVWDAPVRLFHWLFAACFAGAWLTAESEHWRLVHVALGYTAGGLVIFRVAWGLVGTKYARFSSFVRGPTAVWRYLLGIVRGRPQRHIGHNPAGAVVIVAMLALAGALTMTGWATYNDVGGNGLGEVHEALASFLLALVGVHVAGVAVSSWLHRENLIGAMLSGHKFGHTDEGIREAWRSVAAIVLVSVLAFWWWQWQLAPAPIAPSSNASASHLTDREDAD, translated from the coding sequence ATGAACACTTCATCCGCATACCGCAATAGCAGCAACGCAGGTGACGCAACCCAACGTCGCATTCTGGTCTGGGACGCGCCCGTACGGCTCTTCCACTGGCTGTTCGCGGCCTGCTTTGCCGGCGCATGGCTGACCGCGGAAAGCGAGCATTGGCGGCTCGTCCATGTCGCGCTAGGCTACACGGCAGGTGGTCTCGTGATTTTTCGAGTTGCGTGGGGGCTGGTCGGAACGAAATATGCCCGGTTTTCCAGCTTCGTTCGCGGCCCAACCGCTGTGTGGCGCTATCTCCTTGGAATCGTGCGTGGCCGCCCGCAACGCCATATCGGACACAACCCGGCGGGCGCGGTCGTCATCGTCGCCATGCTGGCGCTGGCGGGTGCATTGACCATGACCGGTTGGGCGACCTATAACGATGTCGGAGGAAACGGGCTGGGTGAAGTACACGAGGCTTTAGCCAGCTTCCTGCTTGCGCTGGTTGGCGTGCATGTGGCCGGGGTCGCGGTGAGCAGCTGGCTCCATCGGGAGAACCTGATCGGCGCGATGCTGAGCGGACACAAGTTCGGACACACCGACGAAGGCATCAGGGAAGCGTGGCGAAGCGTCGCGGCGATCGTGCTCGTCAGTGTCCTTGCGTTCTGGTGGTGGCAGTGGCAACTCGCACCTGCGCCAATAGCGCCCAGTAGCAACGCATCGGCTTCACACCTGACCGACCGCGAAGACGCCGACTGA
- a CDS encoding winged helix-turn-helix domain-containing protein has translation MRILLVEDDPLLGDGIRAGLRQAGLQVDWVRDGHAAETELRTRSYAAAVLDLGLPLKDGIDVLSSVRRAGVTMPVLVLTARDTVPDRVRGLDIGADDYVVKPIDLLELAARLRALVRRAHGQPQEKLEVQDVILEPAARLVYRNGEPVTVSTREFDLLYVLMLNAGRVMSREQLEQAMYGWGREVESNTVEVHIHRLRAKLGSDLIRTVRGVGYVLMREGCAT, from the coding sequence ATGCGTATCCTGCTCGTCGAAGACGATCCGTTGCTTGGCGATGGCATTCGCGCTGGCCTTCGGCAAGCGGGGCTTCAGGTGGACTGGGTTCGCGACGGACACGCTGCCGAAACGGAACTGCGTACCCGGTCCTACGCGGCGGCAGTGCTCGATCTCGGGCTGCCGCTCAAGGATGGCATCGACGTTCTGTCGTCGGTGCGTCGCGCGGGCGTGACCATGCCTGTACTGGTGCTGACCGCACGCGACACTGTGCCCGATCGCGTCCGTGGACTCGACATCGGTGCCGACGATTACGTCGTCAAACCCATTGATCTTCTGGAACTCGCCGCCCGTCTACGAGCACTCGTGCGTCGCGCGCACGGCCAGCCACAGGAAAAGCTGGAAGTGCAGGACGTCATACTGGAACCGGCGGCAAGGCTTGTCTACCGGAATGGAGAACCCGTCACCGTCTCCACGCGCGAGTTCGACCTGCTCTACGTGCTGATGCTCAATGCGGGCCGCGTGATGTCGCGCGAACAGCTGGAACAGGCCATGTACGGCTGGGGTCGCGAAGTAGAGAGCAACACGGTCGAGGTGCACATCCATCGCCTGCGCGCCAAGCTGGGCAGCGACCTGATCAGGACAGTTCGTGGCGTCGGGTACGTACTGATGCGAGAGGGTTGCGCGACGTGA